TGGCCACCGCGATAAATCAACACGGGCAAcctccatttttttttggtgctgACCCCAGCCGAGTGGCCTGAGCTTTAGGATTACTATGCATTAGTACGAAATTAGAACTATTATATTTATGGCGCAAATAGTCTGCACATCATTTATGCAGCGCACAGGTAAATGCCAAAAGGAGTAAAGCGACAGAAATGAGGGAAAAAAGCCTAAGCTCATGCACTGCAAAAAGAATTTCTAAAGGTTTAATCAAAATACTACATTATGCATTTCCACTGCATGCTTAATGACgtcttttaaaaatgtagcACAGTTATCGTCATTCGTTGAATCGAAGGTTTCGCTCAATTAACTACTATTTTAGGTAGCTATAAAAAGATGTGTAAGATGTACCTTCGTGATTCTCTCAGTGTATCCACACAGCCATTAGACACGCCTAGCAGTCACTGTCTGGCGTTGGGctgtaataaaaacataaaatgttGCACATTATGCAAACAAACCCACATGCACAGTGGctcccacacgcacacacacacacacacacacacatccgcacacaaacacatttcaGCTTTGGCGATGGCGCCGCATGTCTAACGGTTTCGTTCGCCAtttgcaaacacacacgcacgcacacaaggacgagggcgaggacgcacacagacacggaTGGATACCTTGTGCTTTGAGCAAACTTTAGgcgtgtctctgtgtgtgtgtgtctgtggagtgtgtgtgtggagaacattaaatttatttgaaattattattatgcgcATTTACCTAACATTTGCATAACCGTCAACGGTTCGCAGGATAACAGCAGGAGCCCTTCTCAGTGGGCCAATTTGCGAGTGAAATGTGGCTGGAACTGGGCTACTGGGCCAGAGCACAAGCAAATGCCAAACAGCTTATAATTTGATTGAAAAGTCCGCGCGGAGTGATCCAGAATGTATCTTTTTTTAAGAGGGAGGGGCCAAGGATTTTGCGAACTGTTGGCGCATTTATCACGCCGCAGAATATGCAGCATTTAAGTGAAATAGTTTGAAAATAGTTGTGGCAAACAATATTATGCATGCGCTTAATGCGCTAGTTTATGGCGTCAACTGACCGGCATAAATAAGCGGCGATagaaaaaatgccaaatggcatccagcaaaaaataaatacctatgaaaataaaaacatggggcataaattaaaagcaacgCGCACTAGAGCCGCCCacatcgcacacacacatcgcaCACACATCGCACAACGTTGCACACACATcgcaaaattgttttaaataattaaatgctgGCGCTGCACTTATTTACACATTTGCCCAACTGTGTGCACTGCCATAGGTGTGCTGCCGTTGCCAGGGGATTTGTAACTTCGAGATGCCCTACCACACGTATCAAATTCGAAAATTACACCAGGCGAgattatgattttgttttatttacttagGATAAGTAAAGCATAAGCGTTTTTTGTATGAGCTCAGCCCTTCTTGGAGTTGAAAATAGATTGCTGCATAAAAAGTACCACCTTTTTTCTGGATTCAGGGTGTTGCAAAGTTATTGAGTCCGCAGCTCTGTCCTGAATCTCCAGCACATGTGTGCAACGGAATTCTGGCATAGAGATGTTTTTATGTGTGCCTACacacaataaaattatataaatattgcaCACAGGCAATGTGGCTGGCTTTTACTTTGTTTTACCGGTCGTTCATTTTATCGTGATCCTGCGATATTTTGTGTTCCACTTTTGCAGCAGGCTCAACACAGCGTGAGGGGATTGGAGAGCACAAAGGACTGATGGATGGTGACCGACTTCTCCCTGCCATCGAAGTCCACATAGATGTCGAACTCCATGTCGAAGATGCTCTCCGCGCTGGCCCTCATGGTGAACACGCCCTTGATGTACTCACCCGCCCTCACTGGCAGTGGCGTCTCCAGGTAGAAGACCGTCTGGTTCCAGTGCGTCCACGGTGCACAGGGCGAGGTGCTGAAGCTGATCCTGTGGGTGCTCTTGCTGAATCCGACATCAAAGTAGGCCACCAGGGCGTGAACCCAGCCATTTCGCATGACCTTCAGCTCGAACAGCGAACGAAACTTGGCGGATTGCCGCCGCTCCGTGTACAGATCCAGCGATTTGACCAGGCACACCCGGCTCATCAGCTGGTCACCGGTCACGTGCTCCACCACCGCCTTGGACTCGCATCTGCGCCGGATGGCCGACAGGTCGAAGCCGTGCACATCGTGCCAGTAGCCAAGATCCTGGTCCCGTCCCTTGATGGCCGCCAGATAAAGCTGCGCCGTGTCCGGATAGATGTGGCCCTCGGCGGACAGCCACTTGTCCCGCGCAAAAATCACCGACTCCAGCATGTTGCCAGAGAACAGGCAGTGGCTGTGGCAAAAGGGTTGGGGGTTTAAGGTTTAAGGTTAAGGTTATCTGAGAATAAAGTTATGAAATAAATACAGAAAGTGGTACAACTGCAAGAAGTAGCTAACTATTTAGGAACTGTCTCTGGCTAGTCTACCTACCCCATCCAGTCGCACACTATGATATCCACCTTGTCGATGTCATCGGGCAGTTCAGTGTCCTCCACTTTTCCGCGGATCACCGTTATAACACTGCCGAATCCATTATCCTGGGCTACCTGTTGGGCGTAGTCCGAAATGGTGGCCGCGTCTACGGCCAGGACCTTCTTGGCAGCCGCCTTGGCTGCGAACATCGAAAGGACGCCCATGCCGCAGCCCACATCCAGCACGATCTTTGGGATGGCAGGGATCTCTTTAGGGATCTTTGAAACTACAGATACCAATCTACCCACCTTGTGCCTAAAGAACTCGTTGTGCAGGATGGCCTCGCGATAGGCTTTAATTTGCACAGAGTCCTTCAACAGCCATTCGTGTATCTCGATGCGGCTATAAAGCTTGAAGTAATGTGCCTCCTGTCTTCGGCGATCCTCGATGCTCTGATTGGCATGGCCATAGTTTCCATCGATCTTCAAATCGTCTGTTGCAAGGTCCTCTAACATTTTCAGTCGTAGTGGGCTAGCTTTTGCGAAATTAGCAAAATATATTCCAGACCGAATAAGCAGAGGTGTCTTGATGTCAAGGATTTCGTTTTTTCCAGGGCAGCATGGGCAAAATGGCTTACTCGTATTTGGCAGGGCTAgtttttcataattaattttttaaattaccaTCCGCCTGGCCCCGCACGTGcattaactaattaaaaagctCATTAGCGTACATAAATCAGCGTTATGCAgacataaatttcattattaCATCCAGCCAGCTCCGCTGACCCACTACACCCGCCGAACAAAAGGACGATGACGAGCATGGGGCAGCAAACAAGTTTGCTGGAGGAAGCCACCGGACGAGGGATATCATTCACTCTCCGCCAAAGACGGCATCTTCGTCATCGTGTatccctcctcctcctcctccgccggctcCACGGAAAACAATGTCTTCGTCTAGTCGGGCTCGCAATTATGGTCACACTGCTTCCGGGCATTCCCAATTCGATTGTGCAGAtgggggaatgggaatgggaccGAGAAAGTGAAAAGCGAAAGATGCTCttccattcttttttttgtatttttgtatttcgtttttttccttttgccttcagcagcaacaatcgcTGGTTTCTTGACTTAAGCAGGGCACAGCAGAGCGTGAAAACATCATAAAGATGAGAAATTATTATCTGCCCCATATCCAAAGGACAGGGGACAGTGGACGGGGAACGTGGGGGGGGAGAGCATTTAGCTGCTCTGTTAGCGGCCCTGAATGAAATATCACATCCTGCAGAGGAATAAAAATCAGCGTCGGTAAAAAATACACATAAGAGAAGTAAGCAGGCAGCATCCGGAGCTCGAACAGGAAGACGAGGATACACACCCACTCCCCCGGACGAACGATAAACGCTCGCAGCGTCGAAAGACAATGATGAGGCAGGATGGACCGGGAATGcgtacactgaaagaaacatATATGTCAAGTCACCATTATGAATGAATAATATGTGTGCCTTAGTTTTGAGAGTACAGCCTAGTAGAAGCATACCTTGTTTGGAACACAATGTCCTTCGATTTTTgcttgttatttattatacatcagatatatatatgatattttttaGAGTGCATAGGTCTTTTGCAGAGCCTAAATCGGGCCAGGAATATGGTAGCTGGCAAGTGCAGAAAGTAAAGCCCAAGCCAGCATCAGAAGTGAcgaaaaattgtgaaaataaaatataatggcAACGCAGGACTTGCTCGTCCTGGACTTGGGcgataattttttatttgtatgacCGCCGTAGGCCAAAAGCAGGACAAAAAGGGTGATCGGGGTGGgtggctcacacacacacagagagacacactcaaacacactcaaacacacatacacgcaggagaca
This genomic stretch from Drosophila teissieri strain GT53w chromosome 2L, Prin_Dtei_1.1, whole genome shotgun sequence harbors:
- the LOC122626361 gene encoding protein arginine N-methyltransferase 8 — protein: MLEDLATDDLKIDGNYGHANQSIEDRRRQEAHYFKLYSRIEIHEWLLKDSVQIKAYREAILHNEFFRHKIVLDVGCGMGVLSMFAAKAAAKKVLAVDAATISDYAQQVAQDNGFGSVITVIRGKVEDTELPDDIDKVDIIVCDWMGHCLFSGNMLESVIFARDKWLSAEGHIYPDTAQLYLAAIKGRDQDLGYWHDVHGFDLSAIRRRCESKAVVEHVTGDQLMSRVCLVKSLDLYTERRQSAKFRSLFELKVMRNGWVHALVAYFDVGFSKSTHRISFSTSPCAPWTHWNQTVFYLETPLPVRAGEYIKGVFTMRASAESIFDMEFDIYVDFDGREKSVTIHQSFVLSNPLTLC